One window of Amaranthus tricolor cultivar Red isolate AtriRed21 chromosome 13, ASM2621246v1, whole genome shotgun sequence genomic DNA carries:
- the LOC130798400 gene encoding RHOMBOID-like protein 12, mitochondrial — MRKLLSLKFLSEKVPKSSILQYSTPTNLHSLKPFHSHAKLTSQPSSLLSPYLQWRSSTISGFLSNPLLSKHFVSRAQFKGPFKSYSGFGIGFLTNHFSKIKGSPWSSLTQRRGWRSWSQGYSADGVVYGLILANSAVFLMWRALPRDFMYQNFTISLDNFKSGRIHTLLTSAFSHIDLEHIASNMIGLFFFGSSIGSVFGPLYLLKLYVAGAVVGSIFYLVHHAYLANTYKSQGIFGRNPSKAPGLGASGAVNAILLLDIFLFPRKTLMFDFFIPVPAILLGIFLVGKDVMRILEGDQQISGSAHLGGALVAALAWLRLRRRIHF, encoded by the exons ATGAGGAAGCTACTTTCTCTGAAATTCCTCTCTGAAAAAGTTCCCAAATCCTCCATTCTTCAATATTCAACTCCTACCAATCTTCATTCCCTCAAACCATTCCATTCTCACGCCAAACTCACTTCTCAACCTTCTTCTCTGCTTTCTCCGTACCTTCAATGGCGATCGTCAACCATTTCAGGCTTCCTCTCAAACCCTCTACTCTCCAAACACTTTGTTTCTCGTGCCCAATTCAAGGGTCCATTCAAAAGCTATTCGGGTTTCGGAATCGGGTTTCTTACAAACCATTTCTCTAAGATTAAAGGTTCTCCTTGGTCATCGTTAACTCAGCGACGTGGCTG GCGTTCATGGTCCCAAGGATATTCAGCTGATGGTGTAGTTTATGGTTTAATCCTTGCCAATTCGGCTGTTTTTTTAATGTGGCGGGCTTTACCTCGTGACTTTATGTATCAAAACTTTACG ATTTCACTGGACAACTTTAAGAGTGGACGTATACACACGCTGCTAACTTCTGCATTCAGCCATATTGACCTCGAACATATTGCATCCAACATGATTGGTCTATTTTTCTTCGGAAGTAGT ATTGGAAGTGTGTTTGGACCATTGTATTTATTGAAACTATATGTTGCTGGCGCTGTTGTTGGATCCATATTCTATTTGGTGCACCATGCCTATCTAGCAAATACATACAAG AGTCAAGGAATCTTCGGCCGGAATCCATCAAAAGCTCCTGGACTG GGTGCGAGTGGGGCAGTAAACGCCATATTGCTTCTTGATATATTCCTCTTCCCAAGAAAGACGCTCATGTTCGACTTTTTCATTCCGGTCCCTGCCATATTATTG GGGATCTTTCTTGTCGGGAAGGATGTCATGAGGATTTTAGAG GGAGATCAACAAATATCTGGATCAGCTCATCTGGGTGGTGCGTTAGTTGCTGCACTCGCATGGTTACGTTTAAGGAGAAGAATCCACTTCTAG